ctagggtgtgtttggatgaacctagcttgtagctggagcttatgagctggagctggagcttatgagctaGAGCTGAAgccggagctggagcttatttttgaagaTGGCAGCTGGAGGCCTggagtttattatattttataagtgtttggtaaattaACTGGAGCTTATTCTTCAAtttataagctctacttttttttcataagctattacaaatagcttattttttaagagcttatgattttcataagctctacttttttgtttaccaaacaaagcttataacttggagcttattaaagtcATAAGTTGAAGCTCCTATGAGCTCTCATAAGCTCCCACAAGCTCGCGTGCCAAACATACACCTAGCTGATTTGTTTTATATataacatgtatatatgtatatatagtttcaCGAAATGGTCAAAATTTACACACAAACTCTTTGGTATTTGAAGTTCTGAAGGATCAATGTTCTCGAATTGACAGAATAATGATATTTGTTGTGGCAGAGCTTTGGCAGATCAGTTGGAGGGTGATGAGGATAACCATGAGAAGTACCGGAAAATGGTGGTGGATTATATAACGGTATCATTATATCTTGCTTTTGATTTATTATGTAGATATGTCTGTTTTGTAATAATATTTTTGTTATGCTTTATTCAGTCTCTTTGATAAGCTGTCAATTTAATGGAAGTGTAAGATGAAAAACATCAAGCTTGAGCAAATTGTAGGAAATGATATGAGCTGAGACATAGTCCTCCACCGGCAATAGTTTACGTTGATATAATGATTTAGTAAAACGCTGTAAACATCAAATTTGCACATGTATGCTTGCCAATTGTAGTTAGTGAGAAACTAAATTCAGGTATCTCAAAGCTAGGTGTGAACGTGTCCGTTGTGTACTACTTAAAGAGGATCTTCTTGCTTTTTTTGGTCAATATTTTTTTACCAATCTTAGAGGCTAAACAAGGACATCATTCGTTAGTTAGAGCTCTGATCATCTCTGCTACTTTCCTTTAAATTCGAAGGGTATACACTAATAAGAATATAGTTTCTTGTTGAAGGAGAAAATAATAGTGGCCATTATTATACATTAATGCAGCAATATCAATAGCAATAGTAAAAGCAATAGCAATAAAGTTATCTTGCCAACTCTACTCAAACTGTTAATATTAACTACTAATCCAATTTTACGTTTCTAGTAATAGTGTATTTTAGTTTCCAGTGACAACCTGTTTAGCACCCCATTAAAGTACTATAGACTGTAATTCTACTAACTTTCAGAAGAAAGCTACTTCCATTTGTCAAACACGTGTAAAGAAGAACCTTGTGTGAACCCTAGTTTTTTTTGTTGGATGCTTTTACTGGAACTTTATACTAGATCACTTGTGCTCTGCAACTGCAAGGGTTGCTAGTGGAAgggttttttttcttttcattctcTAAAAAATCATTGAgtttttttttttcgaaaggcaACATATTATTAACACGAGAAAGAGTAACAACACGAAATAGCACCCATTACAATTAATTGGGTACTATGGAAAACTCGAAAACATGTTGCAAAGAGAGCAACAAAAGCGAATACATGGAAcaactcaaaaatcgagttttgattCACTGGTATATAAGTTTCTGAGTCATGGAGCCACTCTATTAGTAATCATAAAGCAGTGCACATTAGAATATTAAATCATTGTTCTACATGTGCGTTTGTTTTTTTATACCATCTTTTTATATCTTTTCTGATTGAATATGCTCATTTATTGATAttcaataaatttatattatatattatcatctTAACAACAGATATGCTTAAGTTTAGTGAACCAGTGTCCTATTGTTGAGCATTTATTTTCAGGATAATCGTGAGAATTTTGAGCCTTTCATTGAAGATGAAGTGCCGTTCGATGAATACTGTCTGTCCATGGGTAAGGACGGTACATGGGCTGGACATATGGAGTTACAGGCTACTTCTCTTGTGACTCATACTAACATATGCATACACCGAGTACACTCTCGCTTTTTCAACTTTATCTCTTTTATCATTGGAAATAGAAATTGTCAGCATAACAATTTCCAGATATATTGATAACCTTAATTTACAGAAGTCATCACCTCGCTGGTATATAAAGAATTTTAGTGACCATGATGTCAAGATGATCCATTTGTAAGTATGTATATTCATAacatttctttttaagttaattgcAACAGGCTAGGCTAAAGTTTCTTTGTTTGCAGATCTTATCATGATTTTGAACATTACAATAGTGTGCGATTAAAGGATGACACTTGCAATGGACCAGCCATGCCAATCATAATTAAGGTTTTTTGCTGACATCATAGCCGTTTATAATATATCTCTAGTCACTTTTCACGGCTATACTATTTTAGGATATTATAATGCAATAGAACTGTTTACATAAATGTAATAACCTTGCTATTTGAAAAAGGCCGATGCTGATCTTTCAGTGAAACCACAACAAGTAAATTCTTCTGTTTCTAAGAACGAACGGAGATTTGCTAAGACTGTTATCCCGCCAGAATCATTAAAAATTGTCAAAGTTGGTAGTGGATGTGAAAACGAGGATAAAATTCAACAGGTTCTATGCtatattttcattttctttctTGTTTTTATGTGCTTTTATTTATGGATAACAACTGATGTGTACCGTTTTGCAAATTTGTAGTGATGTATATTTGATAAGGTTGCAAAAATCtctactcggggagtactcggtcaaGACTTTTcagggagtactcggatgttgaccaagtttgactttgattgATTTTGACTGTTTTCACCGATTTTTTTGAGTAATCTTGAATTTGGCCGAGTTTTGACCAATTTTCCGAGTTTTGGCCGAGTTTGAGCagttttgactgattttgaccaagtttgaccgagtactcCCCTAGTTGCAAAAACCGAGTACTTACCAAGTAATTCCGAGTTCTACAACACTGATGTTTGATTTATGTTTAGGTGCTATTACAAGTGGATGGAGACGTTGATGCTGCAATAGAGTTTATAATAGCAGACAAAACAACTGAAGAATGCTCGGTTGAATATGATAGAGCTATTTTTTCAATGGATACTTCTAATGGTAATGACTGGTTAGTACATATATACAGATGTTACATATATCGATATCTATTGGCTTATTCAGCTCAAAGTAATAACATATACGTTTTGTTAACCTACTATATCTAGGATCTTCTAGTAGCAATGACCTTTCGCAAAGAGAGAAGTGCGAGGAAAAGATTGAAAACATAAGTGCGAAGGAGAAACCGACTTGTAGAAACACTAAAAGAGAAAATGATAATAGCAACTCAGTGCACGATGAAAAGGTTTTATATCATTTGGTTGGT
This genomic window from Rutidosis leptorrhynchoides isolate AG116_Rl617_1_P2 chromosome 2, CSIRO_AGI_Rlap_v1, whole genome shotgun sequence contains:
- the LOC139891833 gene encoding OVARIAN TUMOR DOMAIN-containing deubiquitinating enzyme 7-like isoform X1, translating into MVKTKIKKSKPNKHPNNKRTGKQSDISEFRAQLDALGLRIIEVTADGNCFFRALADQLEGDEDNHEKYRKMVVDYITDNRENFEPFIEDEVPFDEYCLSMGKDGTWAGHMELQATSLVTHTNICIHRKSSPRWYIKNFSDHDVKMIHLSYHDFEHYNSVRLKDDTCNGPAMPIIIKADADLSVKPQQVNSSVSKNERRFAKTVIPPESLKIVKVGSGCENEDKIQQVLLQVDGDVDAAIEFIIADKTTEECSVEYDRAIFSMDTSNGSSSSNDLSQREKCEEKIENISAKEKPTCRNTKRENDNSNSVHDEKKIARNKACPCGSKKKYKSCCGTAVRRSSTVAVAVAVSVDNGKGRKDKKRGTKGGSANSSVLHGSDDGSLDMGALCI
- the LOC139891833 gene encoding OVARIAN TUMOR DOMAIN-containing deubiquitinating enzyme 7-like isoform X2, whose product is MVVDYITDNRENFEPFIEDEVPFDEYCLSMGKDGTWAGHMELQATSLVTHTNICIHRKSSPRWYIKNFSDHDVKMIHLSYHDFEHYNSVRLKDDTCNGPAMPIIIKADADLSVKPQQVNSSVSKNERRFAKTVIPPESLKIVKVGSGCENEDKIQQVLLQVDGDVDAAIEFIIADKTTEECSVEYDRAIFSMDTSNGSSSSNDLSQREKCEEKIENISAKEKPTCRNTKRENDNSNSVHDEKKIARNKACPCGSKKKYKSCCGTAVRRSSTVAVAVAVSVDNGKGRKDKKRGTKGGSANSSVLHGSDDGSLDMGALCI